taaagCCCCTGAATTGGATATCCAGGGACCAGATGTTGACATTGAGAGCCCAAGTGGTAAATTAAAAGGACCCAAATTCAGCATGCCAAACATTTCAGGACCAAAACTTTCCATGCCAGATGTGGATTTCAAACTGAAAGGTCCCAAACTGAAAGGTGATGTGGATGTGTCAGTACCCAAGATAGAGGGAGACATAAAAGCACCTGATGTCGACATCAAAGGTCCACAGGTTGACATCGAAGGTCCAAAAGGTGGATTTGAAttgccaaaattcaaaatgccatcACTGAACATTAAAGGTCCAAAAGTGGAGGGTCCAGATATTGATGTAGACCTTCCAAAAGGCAAGATTGATGTAGACATAAAAACTCCCAAGGTCGATATAGAAGGACCAGAAGTTGATATGGAGGGCCACAAAGGAGGAATCAAAATGCCTAAATTCAAAATTCCTTCCTTTGGGTTAAAAGGTCCAAAACTGGAGGGTCCAGAACTTGATGTCAGTCTCCCAAAagctgatattgatattaaagCCCCTGAATTGGATATCCAGGGACCAGATGTTGACATTGAGAGCCCAAGTGGTAAATTCAAAGGACCCAAATTCAGCATGCCAAGCATTTCAGGACCAAAACTTTCCATGCCAGATGTGGATTTCAAATTGAAAGGTCCCAAACTGAAAGGTGATGTGGATGTGTCAGTGCCAAAGATAGAGGGAGACATAAAAGCACCTGATGTCGACATCAAAGGTCCACAGGTTGACATCGAAGGTCCAAAAGGTGGATTTGAATTGCCAAGATTTAAAATGCCATCACTGAACATTAAAGGTCCAAAAGTGGAGGGTCCAGATATTGATGTAGACCTTCCAAAAGGCAGCATTGATGTTGAAATTCCTGATGTAGACATGACGTCTCCTGAGATCAATATTGAAGGACCAGATCTTGACATAGAGAGTACAAGTGGTAAAATTAAAGGTCCTAAATTTAAACTGCCATCTCTATCTGGACCAAAGTTACCGGACTTTGATATGAGTCTCAAAGCGCCCAAAATAAAGGGAGATGTTGATGTGTCTGTTCCAAAGTTTGAGGGTGACATAAAAGCTCCCACAGTTGATATTGAAGGACCAGATGTTGATATTAAGGGTCACAAAGGAGGATTTAAAATGCCTAAATTCCACATGCCATCCTTTGAAATGAAAGGTTCAAATGTTGAGGGGCCAGATGTTGATGTAAACCTCCCAAAGGCTGATATTGATGTTAAAGCCCCAGAACTGGATATGAAAGGACCAGATTTTAACATCAAGAGTCCAAGTGGTAAAATCAAAGGACCCAAATTCAGCATGCCAAGCATTTCAGGACCAAAACTTTCCATGCCTGATGTGGGTTTAAATCTGAAAGGTCCTAAACTGAAAGGTGATGTGGATATGTCAGTTCCAAAGT
The Plectropomus leopardus isolate mb unplaced genomic scaffold, YSFRI_Pleo_2.0 unplaced_scaffold14347, whole genome shotgun sequence DNA segment above includes these coding regions:
- the LOC121964179 gene encoding neuroblast differentiation-associated protein AHNAK-like — protein: MPSLNIKGPKVEGPDIDVDLPKGKIDVDIKTPKVDIEGPEVDMEGHKGGIKMPKFKIPSFGLKGPKLEGPEVDVSLPKADIDIKAPELDIQGPDVDIESPSGKLKGPKFSMPNISGPKLSMPDVDFKLKGPKLKGDVDVSVPKIEGDIKAPDVDIKGPQVDIEGPKGGFELPKFKMPSLNIKGPKVEGPDIDVDLPKGKIDVDIKTPKVDIEGPEVDMEGHKGGIKMPKFKIPSFGLKGPKLEGPELDVSLPKADIDIKAPELDIQGPDVDIESPSGKFKGPKFSMPSISGPKLSMPDVDFKLKGPKLKGDVDVSVPKIEGDIKAPDVDIKGPQVDIEGPKGGFELPRFKMPSLNIKGPKVEGPDIDVDLPKGSIDVEIPDVDMTSPEINIEGPDLDIESTSGKIKGPKFKLPSLSGPKLPDFDMSLKAPKIKGDVDVSVPKFEGDIKAPTVDIEGPDVDIKGHKGGFKMPKFHMPSFEMKGSNVEGPDVDVNLPKADIDVKAPELDMKGPDFNIKSPSGKIKGPKFSMPSISGPKLSMPDVGLNLKGPKLKGDVDMSVPKLKGDIKTPEFDIKGPQVNLEGPKGGLEMPKINMPSFEIKGPTLEGPDVDVNLPKANFDVKMPKVELKTPETDIKGPDGKFKGPKFTKPSISGPKFSMPDVDIEGPDVDIKGPKGGFKMPKFHLPSFGFKGPKVEGPEVDVSLPKADIDIKAPDIDIKAPDVDIESPSGKLKGPKFNMPSISGPKLSMPDVDFKLKGPKLKGDVDVSVPKIEG